AGCGAGGAGGTTTCGCAGGTTCTCCACCTATTCACCGCTCCCGACTACCAAGCCGAGATGACCATCCGCTTCGCCATCTGGGACCAGATCACCGGCGCCACCGGCCAGACCACCCCGGCCTGAACGCAGGCCCAAACCGCGGGCCACCATGCCCCGACGCACCGTCAGACACCCACACACCCAATAACGTGACAACACCCTCGCCCGGGTTAGCCCGAGATCAGGCGACGGGCTTCGACAGGCCGCCGTCGACGCGCAGCACCTGACCGGTCACGTAGGAAGCGTCGTCGGACGCCAGGAACGCCGCCGCAGCACCGATTTCGGCGGTCTCGGCCCAGCGGTCCAGGCGAATGCCAAGCCCCTTGGCCATGCCGGCCCGAACCTCTTCGGCGCTCTTGCCCTGCTGCTTGGCCATGGCCTCGGTCTTGGTGAGCCAGCCCTCGGTCTTCGTCATTCCGGGGGAGATCGCGTTGACCCGGATGTTGCTGGGAGCCGCCTCGGACGCCAGGTAGCTCGTGAGCGCGACCACGCCCGCATTCACGATGGCCGTAGGACCGGTGTTGGGAATCAGCGCGTGCGCAGTCGCGCCGACAACATTGACGATGTTGCCGCTGCCAGTCCGGCTCAAGAACGGGAGAGCGGCCTGCGAGACGCGAATGAACCCGATCAGCTTCGTGTCGAAGGCCGACGCGATGTTCTCCTCGTCGACCTTGTCCAGGGTGGTCGGCGCGAGCTGCGGCCCTGCGTTGTTGACGAGGATGTCAAGGCTGCCCTGCCACGCGTGGACCTCTGCCAGCGCGCTGTTGACGGAATCCGCGTCGGTGACGTCCGCGACGACGGGGAGCACGTTCGCGGCGTCGGCTCCATCGGTGAGACGACCGGCCGCAGCCTTGACGGCAGCCTCGTCCCTGGCCGCGATCGCCACCTTGGCGCCACGCTCGAGCAGCGCCTGCGCGATGGCGAAGCCAAGGCCTCGACTACCACCGGTCACGAAAGCCGTACGGCCCTCCAAGTTCCAACCTGCAGCCATGTTCAACTCCTCGAGTTAGTGACGGTGAAGGCGGATTGCTCCATGAGGCGGCAAAGCCGCGAGCGTCGGTCGAGTGAGACGAGCACCAGGGGCGGGTCCAGAGACACGGCGGTGAACGCGTTGACCGTCGCGCCGTGCAGGCCGCCCTCAGGCTCGCGGCAGGTCACCACCGTGACACCGGTGGCGAAGTGCCCCAGGGCCCGGCGTAGTTCCCGTGGGTCGATCGCCATCTGCCACACCTTTCGTCAGGAGTGCTCGACACCGAGGGCGGTGTCGACCAGCACGTCCTAGCGGGCGAGGAGCCCGGTCAGTGCCCGGCTGAGCTCGGTCGTGGGATCGGGCACTCCCTCGCGGCTACGCCAGCCGACGAAGCCGTCGGGGCGAACGAGCGCGGCTCCGGCCGGGCCGATCCCGTAGGCAGCCGCGATGTCGTCGCCTCGTGTGTCGACCAGCGGTGTGACCACCGGCAGGCCATTGCGGGCCGCCGCATCTGCCGCCTCCTGCCAGGGCCGGCCCGAATCCCCGGTCACCAGGACGAAGCCGTTTCCGAACAGGTCGAGGATGGATCGATCAGAGTCGAGTTCGACGTGAGGTGCGCGGGTTCCGGGTTGTCCGAGCGCCTGCCGGGGGCGCCCGACCCGTGTGTCGTCGTCTGCCGCTTCGGCATCGGGCAGGATCGCCGCGGAGTGGTAGCGGTAGCCGATCTCCATGCTGAAGTCGTCCACGAGCTCGGGGACGTCCTCGGTCATCAGCTCCGGCGTGACCCGGTGGCGGTAGCGCGAATAGGCCTGATCGATCGTCAGCTCACCGACCGGGCGACGCTCGGCGTCGTAGCTGTCCAGCAGCGCTTCGCCGGCTGTGCCTTGAACGACCATCGCGAGCTTCCACGCGAGATTGTGCGCGTCGTGGATGCCGGTGTTGCCGCCGAACCCTCCCATGGGCGGTACCACATGGGCCGCGTCTCCGGCGAGGAAGATCCGGCCTGCCTGGTAGCGTTCGGCCACGTCGGCGGTGGCCACCCATTCCGCGACGTCGTCGATCTGCACCGGGAGATCCGGCAGTCCGATGGCACTCCGGAGGAGTCGGGCGGCCCCTTCGGTCGTGAGCTCTCGCGTGACGTCCAAGGTGCCAGGAAGGGTGGGGTCACCCAGCGTGTTGACGACGAGGAACCCCGACGTCCCCGTTCGCTCGAACCGGAAGAAGCCACGCAGGGCCGGGTTGGTGACGTAGATGACGCCGAGTTCGGTCCCCTTGAGGAGTTCACGGCAGTCGGCGTGGAAGTAGATCGTCGCACTGCGGGAGAGCTGGCCGTGTCCGCCCATCTTGATCCCGAGCTGCCCGCGGATCGGGCTGCGGTTGCCGTCGGCTGCGACGACGTACCGGGCGCGAACCTGCTCGACCGCGCCGGTCCCATGGTCTCGGATGGTGGCGGTGACACCTTCGTCGTCCTGCTCCAGGGACACAACTTCGGCGTTGTAGCGCAGGGTTGCCCCGAGGGCCTCAGCGCGCTCGCGTAGCAACGGCTCCAGCGCATCCTGAGCGACGAACAGGCGCCGGGAGGGACTGAACTCGGCGACCCCTTGATTGAGGTCGGGGATATAGGACGCGACCTCGCCTTCGGCCAGGGTGCGGACCTCGTTGATACCACCGTTGGGGAAGTACCGCTCGGCCGAAAGTTGCTGGAGGGCCGGTTCGAGCCCGACCGAGCGCATCAGCTCGAGAGTGCGCAGGTGCAGGTGTCCCGCACGGGGGTGGATGGCAGTGCCTGGGTGGCGCTCGACAGCAAGAACTTCGACGCCTTGCTGGGCGAGGAACAGCGCCGTGGACAGCCCGACCAGGCTGCCACCGACGACCAGGACTGGGACCTCGTTCGTGTTCACGGTGTGCGTCACACCGTGAACGATGAGGCCCCCGGGCCAAATTTGTCGATCTGCTGATGGTGATGTAAGACATCGATCGCAGCTATTGTCGCAGCCCATGAACCTGGGAAGCGTCGATCTCAACCTGCTGCTCGCGTTGGACGCCCTGCTCACCGAGCGGAACGTGACCCGGGCGGCGACCCGCGTGGGGCTCAGTCAGCCCGGCATGAGCAGCGCTCTGGCCCGGTTGCGGAAACTGTTCGACGACCCGCTGCTCGTTCGTGAGGGCACGACGCTCGTCGCGACGGCACGCGCCGAAGCGCTCATGCAACCGGTCCGGGAGGCCCTCGACATCATCCAGCGCGCACTGAACAACCGGCTCGGGTTCGACCCTGACACCGACGAGTGCACGGTCAGGATCAGCTGTTCCGATTACAGCGTGCTCATATTGATCGGGCCGCTCGTGCGCCGCCTTG
This genomic interval from Streptomyces dengpaensis contains the following:
- a CDS encoding flavin reductase family protein → MAIDPRELRRALGHFATGVTVVTCREPEGGLHGATVNAFTAVSLDPPLVLVSLDRRSRLCRLMEQSAFTVTNSRS
- a CDS encoding FAD-dependent oxidoreductase, whose amino-acid sequence is MTHTVNTNEVPVLVVGGSLVGLSTALFLAQQGVEVLAVERHPGTAIHPRAGHLHLRTLELMRSVGLEPALQQLSAERYFPNGGINEVRTLAEGEVASYIPDLNQGVAEFSPSRRLFVAQDALEPLLRERAEALGATLRYNAEVVSLEQDDEGVTATIRDHGTGAVEQVRARYVVAADGNRSPIRGQLGIKMGGHGQLSRSATIYFHADCRELLKGTELGVIYVTNPALRGFFRFERTGTSGFLVVNTLGDPTLPGTLDVTRELTTEGAARLLRSAIGLPDLPVQIDDVAEWVATADVAERYQAGRIFLAGDAAHVVPPMGGFGGNTGIHDAHNLAWKLAMVVQGTAGEALLDSYDAERRPVGELTIDQAYSRYRHRVTPELMTEDVPELVDDFSMEIGYRYHSAAILPDAEAADDDTRVGRPRQALGQPGTRAPHVELDSDRSILDLFGNGFVLVTGDSGRPWQEAADAAARNGLPVVTPLVDTRGDDIAAAYGIGPAGAALVRPDGFVGWRSREGVPDPTTELSRALTGLLAR
- a CDS encoding SDR family NAD(P)-dependent oxidoreductase gives rise to the protein MEGRTAFVTGGSRGLGFAIAQALLERGAKVAIAARDEAAVKAAAGRLTDGADAANVLPVVADVTDADSVNSALAEVHAWQGSLDILVNNAGPQLAPTTLDKVDEENIASAFDTKLIGFIRVSQAALPFLSRTGSGNIVNVVGATAHALIPNTGPTAIVNAGVVALTSYLASEAAPSNIRVNAISPGMTKTEGWLTKTEAMAKQQGKSAEEVRAGMAKGLGIRLDRWAETAEIGAAAAFLASDDASYVTGQVLRVDGGLSKPVA